DNA sequence from the Streptomyces cinnabarinus genome:
ACCACGGCGGTGGCGAAGCCGCGGCGGTGCTGTCCGGGAGTCAGCGGGAGGAGGACGTCCTCGGCGCGCTCGACCTTGGTGCGCAGGTCGCAGAGGATCGCGGGGCCCGCGGCGGTGGCGCCGCCGGTGAGGATGACGAGGTCTGACGCCCGGGCCAGGCGGGCGAGTTTCTTGCGCCAGCGGAAGAAGCGGGGGGCTTCCTGGACGAGGACGAGGTCTGGTGCCGCGGCACGAATCACCTTGGCCAGGGCCGCGGTGTCGTCTCTCATCGAGCGGATGTTGTAGCTCAGGACTCGGACGGGGGCTGAACCGTCAGGCATGGCGATCAATGTACGCCCAATGGGCAGGGGCGCGAAGGTTGTGCGCGACTGCCGGATCGTCGTGGCTTGTCGCGCAGTTCCCCGCGCCCCTAAAGGTTGGAACACCTGCCCCTGGATCACATGATCGGGTCGGGCTCCCTTGCCAGGTCCGCTGCCCCGACCAGGCCCGCCTCGTTGCCCAGCTGGGCCGCGATCACGTCGGCCACCGGGCGCCAGTTGCCGCCCACGAGCCAGCGCTTGTAGGACTTGCGGATCGGGTCGAGGACCAGCTCGCCCTCGTCGGATAGGCCGCCGCCGACGATGAAGGCGGACGGGTCGAAGAGGGAGGCCAGGTCGGCGAGACCGGCACCGGCCCAGCGGGCCAGCTCACGGTAGGAGTCGACGGCGACGGGGCAGCCCTGGCGCGCGGCCATGGAGATGTGCTTGCCCTCGATGCCGTCGGGCGTGCCGTCGCCGAGGCCGAGCAGGACGTCGGCGAGCTCCGGGGTGGCGTTGGCGCGCTGCTTGGCGTACCGGACGAGGGCGCGGCCGGAGGCGTACTGCTCCCAGCAGCCCTGCGAGCCGCAGCCGCAGAGCAGGCCGTCCGGGACCATGCGGATGTGGCCGAACTCGGCGGCCACGCCGAAGTGGCCGCGGCGCAGCTTGTTGCCGATGATGATGCCGCCGCCGAGGCCGGTGCCCAGGGTGATGCAGATGACGTTGCGGTGACCCTTTCCGGCGCCGAACTTGTACTCGCCCCAGGCCGCGGCGTTGGCGTCGTTCTCCACGACGACCGGGAGACCCACGCGGGCCTCGACCTTCTCCTTCAGCGGCTCCTGGCGCCAGTCGATGTTCGGAGCGAAGTAGACCGTCGAGCGCTGACGGTTGACGTATCCGGCCGCACCGATACCCACGCCGACGATCTCGTGCCCGGCGCGCGCACCCTCCACGGCGGAGGCGATGGCGTCCACGATGCCCTCGGCCGTGCCCGGGGTCGGCACCTTGTGGGTCGAGAGGATGTTGCCTTCCTCGTCGACCACGCCGGCCGCAATCTTCGTGCCGCCGATGTCGACGCCGATGGTGAGTCCCATGAATCCCTCAGTTTCGGTCGAGCCCCGCTATGGCCAACCGTACCCGAGGGGGCTTTAGTCCAAGTCGATGCGTTCACCGGGACCGGGGTCGTCGCCCCGGTCGCGGCGCTCCTGGTCGTCCCCGGCGGTCCAGCGGCGCTCCTGGGCCTGGACGGCGGAGCGGTAGGCGGCGAGGAGTTCGTTGCCGGCCGCGGCCAGGTGGTCGAAGACGTCCGGGTTGCGCTCGATGACCGGCTCGACGGCGGCCTTGGCCTGCTGGACGACCTGCTTGACCACCTGCTGGGCGGCGGGTCCGGCGACCGCGCCGAGCAGCGGCGACTGGAGCGAGGACAGCTTG
Encoded proteins:
- a CDS encoding DUF5304 domain-containing protein, translated to MSEELQPSDAPGEEALDEVRATDADAWATACAEDLAAERSRRREQYGQPPGSAAEELRKLVDAVSDKLSSLQSPLLGAVAGPAAQQVVKQVVQQAKAAVEPVIERNPDVFDHLAAAGNELLAAYRSAVQAQERRWTAGDDQERRDRGDDPGPGERIDLD
- a CDS encoding ROK family glucokinase, whose protein sequence is MGLTIGVDIGGTKIAAGVVDEEGNILSTHKVPTPGTAEGIVDAIASAVEGARAGHEIVGVGIGAAGYVNRQRSTVYFAPNIDWRQEPLKEKVEARVGLPVVVENDANAAAWGEYKFGAGKGHRNVICITLGTGLGGGIIIGNKLRRGHFGVAAEFGHIRMVPDGLLCGCGSQGCWEQYASGRALVRYAKQRANATPELADVLLGLGDGTPDGIEGKHISMAARQGCPVAVDSYRELARWAGAGLADLASLFDPSAFIVGGGLSDEGELVLDPIRKSYKRWLVGGNWRPVADVIAAQLGNEAGLVGAADLAREPDPIM